The following coding sequences lie in one Bacillota bacterium genomic window:
- a CDS encoding tyrosine-type recombinase/integrase — MADKVRLEHPAVEDFLMYLEIERNSSPGTIDGYRKDLRMFLRYLGQSRGVSPEVVDLGSVKRSEIRSFLAYLRNERQNQTRTINRKLCALRSLYRFLTDNEEWDIDQSPVAAVGSLRQQKLLPVYLTLEEAEQLLESVQENSLYPTRDYAIFLMFLQCGCRFAELLSITVPDIDFTGQTVRLLGKGRKERLVPLTERTIKALKEYLVVRDPAVPTDILFLSNKRHPLQPNGLRYIFQTAVDRSPLKKKNLTPHKLRHTCFTLLMQAGVDIRTVQEIAGHSSISTTQIYT; from the coding sequence ATGGCTGATAAGGTTCGCTTAGAGCATCCGGCAGTAGAAGACTTTTTGATGTACTTGGAGATTGAGCGCAATTCCAGTCCCGGTACCATTGACGGCTATCGCAAGGATCTGAGAATGTTCCTTCGTTATCTTGGGCAAAGCCGGGGAGTATCGCCGGAGGTTGTCGACTTAGGAAGTGTCAAACGGAGTGAAATTCGCAGTTTCCTAGCCTATCTGAGAAATGAGCGGCAGAATCAGACCAGGACTATTAACCGGAAACTCTGTGCCCTTCGCTCCCTATATCGCTTCTTGACGGACAACGAGGAGTGGGACATTGACCAAAGTCCTGTGGCTGCCGTAGGGTCTCTTCGGCAGCAGAAGCTGCTGCCCGTTTATCTTACCTTGGAAGAGGCGGAGCAGCTGCTGGAGTCGGTGCAGGAAAACAGCCTGTATCCGACACGAGACTACGCCATATTCCTGATGTTTCTACAGTGTGGCTGTAGATTTGCAGAGTTGCTGTCCATCACTGTACCGGACATAGACTTCACAGGACAAACGGTACGCCTGTTAGGAAAGGGACGGAAGGAGCGCCTTGTTCCCTTGACGGAGCGGACGATTAAGGCCCTAAAGGAGTATCTTGTGGTTAGGGATCCAGCAGTGCCAACGGATATCCTCTTTCTAAGCAACAAACGACATCCGCTGCAACCCAATGGACTGCGTTATATCTTTCAGACCGCGGTAGATAGATCCCCTCTGAAAAAGAAGAACTTAACCCCCCACAAACTGCGCCACACCTGTTTCACCCTACTGATGCAAGCAGGTGTTGACATCCGAACGGTCCAGGAGATTGCCGGTCACAGCAGCATCTCGACAACCCAGATCTACAC